From one Henriciella marina DSM 19595 genomic stretch:
- a CDS encoding heme lyase CcmF/NrfE family subunit encodes MIEAGHFAAFAALILSFFQSAQGLTGRRAAASLSAQVAFGAMAFAFLTLLIAFARSDFSVQLVAANSHTLKPFVYKLAGTWGNHEGSMALWCLVGIGFGAAGARLLATGRPVFEARTLGVQGLLNAGALLYLLLASSPFTRLYPAPLQGAGLNPLLQDPALAIHPPMLYLGYVGYSFVFALAAAGLIEGRIDRVWARTARVWALAAFVPLTLGIALGSYWAYYELGWGGWWFWDPVENASLMPWLIGAAFLHSVIVTEKRGGFGVWSALLAVLAFCFSMLGAFLVRSGVLTSVHAFAVDPLRGSLLLAGLLVFGGAALLLFALRASKLEPGPAWATASREGALMGNNLILVVAAATVLLGTLFPLIAEAAGQTISVGEPYFNLTFTPIMSLALIALPIVQAWSWGRADLSSLWKWAAGFAGIVAVFWLAGIGPFDIPLLAGVGLAIAVWLIGGAAIEFWRRAKTLSRFTRMPARIWGMTLAHAGLGLFVMGAVLETSGRDHTTIALQEGQTTSVAGWQLTLDDVESIEGPNWYAERATLTARRGGTVAELQPHKRFYPAAQMPTTETAIHKTGLADLYVALGDGRRNQQGETRWTFEVFFNPLIDLIYFGIFLIGLGATLSMFGRKSKSAKPGE; translated from the coding sequence ATGATCGAGGCCGGTCATTTTGCGGCGTTTGCCGCGCTCATCCTCAGCTTCTTCCAGTCCGCTCAGGGCCTGACAGGGCGCCGCGCGGCGGCCAGCCTGTCAGCGCAGGTCGCCTTTGGCGCAATGGCGTTCGCATTTCTGACGCTCCTGATTGCGTTCGCGAGGTCTGACTTTTCGGTCCAGCTGGTGGCCGCCAACTCCCATACGCTGAAGCCCTTCGTCTACAAACTGGCTGGCACCTGGGGCAATCACGAAGGGTCGATGGCGCTCTGGTGCCTTGTCGGTATCGGGTTCGGCGCCGCTGGTGCACGCCTGTTGGCGACGGGCAGACCAGTTTTCGAGGCGCGAACCCTTGGCGTGCAGGGCCTGCTGAACGCCGGCGCTCTCCTCTATCTGCTGCTGGCCTCATCGCCGTTCACACGCCTTTATCCCGCGCCGTTGCAGGGCGCAGGTCTCAACCCGCTCCTGCAGGATCCGGCGCTCGCGATCCATCCGCCGATGCTTTATCTCGGCTATGTCGGCTATTCCTTTGTCTTCGCGCTGGCCGCTGCAGGTCTGATCGAAGGCCGCATTGACCGGGTCTGGGCCCGGACGGCCAGGGTCTGGGCGCTTGCGGCCTTTGTGCCGCTCACGCTCGGCATCGCGCTTGGCAGCTACTGGGCCTATTATGAGCTCGGCTGGGGCGGATGGTGGTTCTGGGACCCGGTTGAGAATGCCAGCCTGATGCCATGGCTGATCGGTGCGGCTTTTCTCCATTCGGTCATCGTCACGGAAAAGCGCGGCGGCTTCGGCGTCTGGAGCGCATTGCTGGCTGTACTTGCTTTCTGTTTCTCAATGCTCGGCGCATTCCTTGTGCGCTCCGGCGTGCTGACATCGGTGCACGCCTTTGCGGTCGATCCGCTTCGCGGCTCGCTCCTGCTGGCCGGCTTGCTGGTCTTCGGCGGGGCCGCCTTGCTGCTCTTTGCGCTGCGCGCCTCCAAGCTTGAGCCTGGGCCCGCCTGGGCCACAGCCAGCCGTGAGGGCGCGCTGATGGGCAATAACCTCATACTGGTGGTTGCCGCCGCAACAGTGCTCCTCGGCACGCTATTCCCGCTGATCGCAGAAGCCGCTGGCCAGACGATCTCGGTGGGTGAGCCTTACTTCAATCTCACTTTCACGCCGATCATGTCGCTCGCACTGATCGCGCTTCCCATCGTCCAGGCCTGGAGCTGGGGCAGGGCGGATCTATCTTCGCTCTGGAAGTGGGCGGCAGGCTTTGCCGGCATCGTTGCGGTCTTCTGGCTCGCAGGGATCGGCCCCTTCGACATTCCACTGCTCGCGGGTGTCGGTCTTGCGATAGCGGTCTGGCTGATCGGCGGGGCGGCGATCGAGTTCTGGCGAAGAGCCAAGACACTGAGCCGCTTTACCAGAATGCCCGCGCGCATCTGGGGCATGACGCTTGCCCATGCGGGCCTTGGCCTTTTCGTCATGGGCGCGGTGCTTGAAACCTCCGGCCGGGATCACACCACAATTGCGCTGCAAGAAGGCCAGACAACGTCGGTCGCTGGCTGGCAGCTCACCCTCGACGATGTGGAGAGTATTGAAGGGCCGAACTGGTATGCGGAGCGCGCGACCCTGACAGCGCGCCGTGGCGGTACCGTTGCTGAGCTGCAGCCACACAAACGCTTCTACCCGGCGGCGCAGATGCCCACCACCGAGACAGCGATCCACAAGACAGGCCTCGCCGACCTTTATGTGGCGCTCGGAGATGGCCGCCGTAATCAGCAGGGCGAGACGCGGTGGACTTTTGAAGTCTTCTTCAACCCTTTGATCGACCTCATTTATTTTGGTATATTTCTGATTGGGCTTGGAGCAACGCTCAGCATGTTCGGGCGGAAGTCGAAATCAGCAAAGCCAGGTGAATGA
- a CDS encoding cytochrome c maturation protein CcmE, which translates to MRARSKRLWGVSIAAALLVSAVALAAVALKQHADLFYTPQLLAEQGVPAPDRRVRIGGWVQIDSIEFGDGADMTFLIEDGSGETVMVSYTGVVPDLFREGEGVVATGRFDETGSFTAENILAKHDENYQPRELKNARQATS; encoded by the coding sequence ATGAGAGCCAGATCGAAACGACTTTGGGGTGTATCCATCGCCGCGGCGCTGCTGGTCAGCGCAGTGGCGCTGGCGGCGGTCGCGCTGAAACAGCATGCCGACCTTTTCTACACGCCGCAGCTTCTGGCAGAACAAGGTGTGCCAGCCCCTGACCGCCGGGTGCGGATCGGCGGCTGGGTGCAGATCGATTCCATCGAATTTGGTGACGGCGCCGACATGACTTTTCTCATCGAGGATGGCTCCGGCGAGACGGTGATGGTCAGCTATACCGGTGTCGTCCCTGATCTTTTCCGCGAGGGCGAAGGCGTCGTGGCCACAGGGCGCTTTGATGAAACAGGCAGCTTCACGGCTGAAAACATTCTCGCCAAGCATGACGAGAACTACCAGCCGCGCGAACTGAAGAATGCCCGCCAGGCCACCTCATGA
- a CDS encoding nuclear transport factor 2 family protein — MPEFTDLWDIEKQLWTGPAEDYDRLMADDCVMVFPLPAGILQRDKIIETVKLAPRWDDVEFDSQIEIKADEDTVTLAYVGRGLKGRDTYEAYCSSTYLRIDGGWKIVQHQQTPA; from the coding sequence ATGCCGGAATTCACCGATCTCTGGGACATTGAAAAGCAGCTATGGACCGGACCAGCTGAAGACTATGACCGGCTGATGGCAGACGATTGCGTCATGGTTTTCCCCCTGCCCGCTGGCATCCTGCAGCGCGACAAGATCATCGAAACCGTGAAGCTGGCGCCGCGCTGGGACGATGTGGAGTTTGATAGCCAGATCGAGATCAAGGCCGACGAAGATACCGTTACGCTTGCCTATGTCGGACGAGGGCTGAAGGGCCGCGACACGTATGAGGCCTATTGCAGCTCGACCTACCTGCGCATTGATGGCGGCTGGAAGATCGTCCAGCACCAGCAAACCCCGGCCTAG
- a CDS encoding tetratricopeptide repeat protein, translating into MSRSTYIWLGLALVLAGVAYLFNGRPLLPDQPYAAREAEIAARPAEDLSPGEMLARLQKAARERPDEAEPQYYIGVLLRAQGRTDDALRAFQSALRRNPEHVPALIGLADAVVTRDGGIVTDPAARLYDRAWRLDNSEVRAGILAAMPAYEAGDLQAAQAHWEKVFADLPADDPRRAMLNAMRAEADAARAAEDAE; encoded by the coding sequence ATGAGCCGGTCGACCTATATCTGGCTTGGCCTTGCGCTGGTGCTGGCGGGCGTTGCCTACCTTTTTAACGGCAGGCCGCTCCTGCCTGACCAGCCCTATGCGGCGCGCGAGGCTGAGATCGCCGCGCGCCCGGCCGAGGACCTGTCACCAGGTGAAATGCTGGCGCGCCTGCAAAAGGCAGCGCGCGAACGCCCGGATGAGGCAGAACCGCAATACTATATCGGCGTGCTGCTGCGGGCGCAGGGTCGCACAGATGATGCGCTAAGGGCGTTCCAGTCGGCCCTCCGCCGGAACCCTGAGCATGTACCCGCCCTGATCGGGCTGGCAGACGCGGTTGTCACGCGCGATGGCGGCATCGTCACCGATCCGGCCGCGCGCCTTTACGACCGCGCCTGGCGTCTCGATAATAGTGAAGTACGCGCAGGCATCCTCGCGGCCATGCCAGCCTATGAGGCAGGTGATCTACAGGCCGCCCAGGCCCATTGGGAGAAGGTGTTCGCAGACCTGCCCGCCGATGATCCGCGCCGGGCCATGCTGAATGCGATGCGCGCCGAGGCCGACGCCGCTCGCGCCGCCGAAGATGCAGAGTAA
- a CDS encoding ATP-binding protein, protein MSPAERPGKPRLSLSRRLFLGAIVWSLIVVVGGVIAMTAAYRTQTVRILQQELDSTLVTLPRALEILPDGRVVDIEERLPSDSRFTLPLSGRYWAMIAIQDDRSFGADIRSQSVWDGPLPLPQDLASRALDAPGQTQYGNTRGPNDEELRVAVRSITVPNREHPILLMAAADRDVTDEGANQLRLILLTAMATLAGGTLLALWIGLRMALRPFDRVQNHIAEIREGQRARLDGDYPIEVQPLTDELNKLLDSNRKIVERSQTHVGNLAHALKTPLAVLRNEATGDTSLDDVVRRQTESMRANVDHYLKRAQAAARSEALGVRTEIAPVAAGLARLLNRLFEARGIEVTVEIAADRYVRIEQQDLEEMLGNLMENACKWAHSRVEVSCKRGQNGLMHIHIDDDGKGLAPEAREAAVKRGVRLDETAPGTGLGLSIVADISEMNGGNLELAESPLGGLRATITLRGR, encoded by the coding sequence ATGAGCCCGGCAGAGCGCCCCGGCAAACCGCGTCTTTCCCTGTCGCGGCGGCTATTTCTCGGCGCTATCGTCTGGAGCCTCATTGTGGTCGTCGGCGGCGTCATCGCCATGACGGCGGCCTATCGCACCCAGACCGTTCGCATCCTTCAGCAGGAGCTTGACTCGACGCTGGTGACCCTGCCGCGCGCGCTGGAAATCCTGCCGGATGGCAGGGTTGTCGATATCGAAGAACGGCTGCCAAGCGATTCGCGCTTCACCTTGCCTCTGTCGGGGCGGTACTGGGCCATGATCGCCATACAGGACGACAGAAGCTTCGGTGCTGATATCCGGTCCCAGAGCGTCTGGGATGGCCCTTTGCCGCTGCCGCAAGACCTCGCCAGCCGCGCGCTGGATGCACCGGGCCAGACCCAGTATGGCAATACGCGCGGTCCAAATGATGAAGAGTTACGGGTCGCTGTGCGCTCCATCACCGTGCCGAACCGCGAACATCCGATTCTCCTGATGGCGGCAGCAGACCGCGATGTCACCGATGAGGGCGCAAACCAGCTGCGGCTCATCCTGCTTACGGCGATGGCAACCCTCGCGGGCGGGACGCTGCTGGCGCTCTGGATCGGCCTGCGCATGGCCTTGCGCCCCTTTGATCGGGTGCAGAACCACATTGCAGAAATCAGGGAAGGCCAGCGCGCACGCCTTGATGGTGATTATCCGATTGAGGTGCAGCCCCTCACCGATGAGTTGAACAAGCTGCTCGACAGCAATCGCAAGATCGTTGAGCGCTCACAGACCCATGTCGGCAATCTGGCGCATGCGCTCAAGACCCCGCTCGCGGTGCTGCGCAATGAAGCGACGGGCGATACATCGCTGGACGATGTGGTGCGCCGTCAGACAGAATCGATGCGGGCCAATGTCGATCACTATCTGAAGCGGGCACAGGCGGCAGCGCGGTCCGAAGCGCTCGGCGTTCGCACAGAGATCGCGCCAGTCGCTGCAGGCCTTGCGCGGCTGCTCAACCGATTGTTCGAGGCGCGGGGTATCGAGGTCACCGTCGAGATCGCCGCCGACCGGTATGTGCGTATCGAACAGCAGGACCTTGAAGAGATGCTCGGCAATCTGATGGAAAATGCCTGCAAGTGGGCGCATTCGCGCGTTGAAGTTTCCTGCAAGCGTGGCCAGAACGGCCTCATGCATATTCACATCGATGATGACGGGAAGGGACTTGCCCCCGAAGCGAGAGAAGCGGCGGTCAAGCGCGGCGTTCGTCTTGATGAGACCGCGCCCGGCACCGGCCTCGGCCTTTCAATTGTTGCTGACATCTCCGAGATGAACGGTGGTAATCTGGAGCTCGCCGAAAGTCCCCTTGGCGGCCTTCGCGCCACGATCACGTTGCGCGGACGATGA
- a CDS encoding response regulator transcription factor encodes MRILVVEDDADLRRQLADALTQSGYAVDLAADGEDGHFLGDTEPYDAVILDLGLPKMDGVTILERWRDDGKDFPVMILTARDRWSEKVAGFDAGADDYLTKPFYTEELLARLRALLRRATGHSAAALEAGSLRVDTRAARATVNGRPVKLTAHEYRVLSYLMHHQGRVVPRTELVEHIYDQDFDRDSNTIEVFIGRLRKKIGTDRIQTERGLGYRLVVPEGETAGLA; translated from the coding sequence ATGCGAATTCTTGTTGTAGAAGACGACGCCGACCTTCGCCGTCAGCTCGCCGATGCGCTGACGCAATCGGGCTATGCCGTCGATCTCGCCGCAGATGGGGAAGACGGCCACTTCCTCGGCGATACAGAGCCCTATGATGCGGTCATCCTCGATCTTGGCCTGCCAAAGATGGACGGTGTCACGATCCTTGAGCGCTGGCGCGATGACGGCAAGGACTTTCCGGTGATGATCCTTACGGCGCGAGATCGCTGGAGTGAAAAGGTTGCCGGGTTTGATGCCGGCGCCGACGATTACCTGACCAAGCCGTTCTACACAGAAGAGCTTCTGGCGCGCCTGCGGGCGCTCCTGCGCCGGGCGACGGGGCATTCTGCGGCCGCGCTGGAAGCCGGTAGTCTCCGCGTCGACACGCGGGCTGCGCGCGCCACGGTCAATGGCCGACCGGTCAAGCTGACCGCGCACGAATACCGTGTCCTCTCCTATCTGATGCACCACCAGGGCCGTGTCGTGCCGCGGACCGAACTGGTCGAGCACATCTATGATCAGGATTTTGACCGCGACTCCAACACGATCGAGGTGTTCATCGGCCGGCTTCGCAAGAAGATAGGGACCGACCGTATCCAGACAGAGCGAGGGCTTGGCTATCGGCTCGTCGTGCCTGAAGGCGAGACGGCGGGTCTTGCCTGA
- a CDS encoding PepSY domain-containing protein: MKRIIFSICLGVIALSPTALAQGQWSNSFTADDARNARERGEILPLKDILRPIESRYGGEMRRFVGLFDRNGRKVYVIDWTTRQGELVQFTINAQNGQIISVS, translated from the coding sequence ATGAAACGGATCATCTTCTCCATCTGCCTCGGCGTTATTGCTCTGTCGCCGACTGCCCTTGCGCAGGGGCAATGGAGTAATTCATTCACCGCCGATGACGCCCGCAACGCGCGCGAGCGCGGCGAAATCCTTCCCCTGAAAGATATTCTTCGCCCGATCGAGTCGCGATATGGGGGTGAGATGCGCCGTTTTGTCGGCCTCTTTGATAGGAATGGCCGGAAGGTCTATGTCATTGACTGGACAACGCGGCAGGGTGAACTCGTGCAGTTCACTATCAACGCCCAAAACGGACAGATCATAAGCGTAAGCTAG
- a CDS encoding DnaJ C-terminal domain-containing protein: protein MARDPYQTLGVNKSASTEEIRKAYRKKAKELHPDLHPNDEQKANAFKEASAAFEILSDEAKRAQFDRGEIDADGNPTGYANAGGGFGGGGFRQPGGSFQGDPFEDILSGMFGGQRRRTGPRKGADIRYRVDISFEDAVQGAKRQMTMADNKSLNVSIPPGVTTGQVLRLKSQGQASQTSGPPGDALLELHVRPSKIWTRDGADLRMSVPLPLKTALLGGTIEVSTPAGPVTLKVPEGSNTGSVLRLRNKGVQFKDTPGHLYARLEITLQDPKDEGLIEWAKRQ, encoded by the coding sequence TTGGCTCGAGACCCTTATCAGACGCTCGGCGTAAACAAGTCTGCCTCTACCGAGGAGATCAGGAAGGCTTATCGCAAGAAGGCGAAAGAGCTTCATCCTGACCTTCATCCCAATGATGAGCAGAAGGCGAACGCCTTCAAGGAAGCGTCAGCGGCGTTCGAGATTCTGAGCGACGAGGCCAAACGCGCTCAGTTCGACCGCGGCGAGATCGACGCCGACGGCAATCCGACGGGATATGCGAATGCCGGTGGCGGCTTTGGCGGAGGTGGCTTTCGCCAGCCGGGTGGCTCGTTCCAGGGCGATCCGTTCGAGGATATCCTGTCCGGCATGTTTGGCGGCCAGCGCAGGCGTACCGGTCCCCGCAAGGGCGCAGATATCCGTTACCGGGTCGACATCTCATTCGAAGACGCGGTGCAGGGCGCCAAGCGGCAGATGACGATGGCCGATAATAAGAGCCTGAACGTGTCGATCCCGCCTGGCGTCACGACCGGGCAGGTGCTGCGCCTCAAAAGCCAGGGCCAGGCCTCGCAGACAAGCGGCCCGCCGGGTGACGCCCTCCTGGAGTTACATGTCAGGCCGAGCAAGATCTGGACCCGCGATGGCGCAGATCTGCGTATGTCGGTGCCCCTTCCACTGAAAACCGCGTTGCTCGGCGGCACGATTGAAGTTTCCACGCCTGCAGGGCCCGTCACGCTGAAAGTTCCCGAAGGCTCCAATACGGGCAGCGTCCTTCGTCTTCGCAATAAGGGCGTCCAGTTCAAGGACACGCCGGGTCATCTCTATGCGCGGCTTGAAATCACGCTTCAGGATCCAAAGGATGAAGGGCTGATCGAGTGGGCCAAACGCCAGTAA
- a CDS encoding baseplate multidomain protein megatron → MGQIILSHAGQAVGQAFLPNGLSFLGAEISGAALGGAIGGLAGRAVDAAFQGGIHGPRVSALKLLESREGAGLPLIYGRARVGGQVIWAAQFKEKRRERSAGKGGPKVNDYSYSASFAVAVADGPVSRIGRIWANGEVLELAGLNVRVYRGDESQLPDPLIEAVEGEAGAPAFRGTAYVVFEGLPLDAFGNRLPQLSFEVFRSFEGEGGLRAVVEGLNIIPATGEFVYATDVVRERRFPGIETPLNMNNPVGAPDFVQSLDQLTEEMPNVRRMALTVAWFGDDVRAGHCSIRPGVETRDRVTVPYGWEVAGQTRQSARLISQTDGRPNFGGTPCDRSVRDAIAAMKAEGISVTMSPFLLMDIPQGNDRADPYGSSEQAAFPWRGRLTASVDGASSTRSDVESFVGSDGGFGYRHFILHHARLAVEAGGVDEFLIGSEMVGLTRLRDETGAFPFVEALISLAAEVKAILGDGTRVSYAADWTEYGAYLPEDGSGDVLFPLDALWASQDVDFVGIDWYPPMGDWREGDAHLDALAGFDGPDDKAYLHAQLQGGEAFDWYYSSPEARAAQLRTPITDTAHGEDWIFRQKDIVGWWGNHHHERTGGVRATTPTLWQSEMKPVRLMEVGFPAIDRGTNAPNVFYDPKSSESALPPFSSGARNDVLQRRALEVSIAYWSSQPFIDAAYAWAWDARPWPDFPVREDVWSDGPNWARGHWLNGRTGLVSVSEVIGDLARQAGISIETENLDVLVEGLSIEAPTTLRQIIEPLHALYRFRCFERETGLVISAEAGGSLAMIPFAETVGAGPNVTRLLLDKVPGHLTLSYIDSEHAYAPALVDARTDGGDATYTIRASLPLLMSEAVARRAAEDLLLSEQESERALVEVPPHFWALEPGDVVNVETLGGEWIINDITDDGIGRSLELSRPVKASPILAGSLPEASRPATIPARPEVVIADAPNLAGDEVLGPVVAVSGAPWAGPVILEAGRSVQSLTARGQVAYPAQIGRLTAPLADGPRGRWDEAGVIELLIEAADLSSAEKFDVLAGGNSLLVKGASGWEAIAFRRAELLDENSWQLSGLLRGLQGSPVADAEAGAIVLIVNENLERASVAREEIGAELLWRAGGSDMITYTHFDHAGLPWSVAHLRAAILPSGGRRISWAPCGADIPESWDLPDPVEARRYAVRGLYEGAEIVSFETSETSIVLEDEIDEISVAETGTDGRRGPWVSIATGAL, encoded by the coding sequence ATGGGACAGATTATCCTTTCGCACGCCGGTCAGGCGGTTGGGCAGGCCTTCCTACCAAACGGGCTCAGTTTTCTGGGCGCCGAGATTTCGGGCGCAGCGCTTGGCGGCGCGATTGGCGGGCTCGCGGGCCGGGCCGTGGATGCAGCTTTTCAGGGCGGCATTCATGGCCCGAGGGTCAGCGCGCTAAAACTGCTTGAAAGCCGCGAGGGCGCGGGCCTGCCACTGATCTACGGCCGGGCGCGCGTCGGCGGGCAGGTGATCTGGGCGGCGCAGTTCAAGGAAAAGCGCCGTGAGCGTTCGGCCGGCAAGGGTGGCCCGAAGGTCAATGACTACAGCTATTCGGCGAGCTTTGCGGTCGCTGTCGCCGATGGGCCTGTCAGCCGTATCGGCCGCATCTGGGCGAATGGCGAGGTGCTGGAGCTCGCTGGGCTGAACGTCCGTGTCTATCGCGGTGATGAGAGCCAATTGCCCGACCCGCTGATCGAAGCGGTGGAAGGCGAGGCGGGCGCGCCCGCCTTTCGCGGGACGGCCTATGTGGTCTTCGAAGGCCTGCCTCTGGACGCGTTCGGAAACCGGCTGCCTCAACTCAGCTTTGAGGTGTTCCGTTCATTCGAAGGCGAGGGCGGCCTGCGTGCAGTTGTCGAAGGCCTCAACATCATCCCGGCGACCGGTGAGTTTGTGTATGCAACGGATGTTGTAAGGGAGCGGCGGTTTCCCGGTATCGAGACACCGCTCAACATGAATAACCCGGTGGGTGCGCCGGACTTCGTCCAATCCCTTGATCAGTTGACGGAGGAAATGCCGAATGTGCGCCGTATGGCGTTGACGGTTGCCTGGTTTGGCGATGACGTTCGGGCTGGACATTGCAGCATCCGGCCGGGGGTTGAAACACGCGACCGCGTGACCGTCCCCTATGGCTGGGAGGTCGCAGGGCAGACTCGACAATCCGCGAGGCTCATTAGCCAGACCGATGGACGGCCCAATTTCGGCGGCACGCCATGCGACCGGTCGGTGCGCGATGCCATTGCCGCGATGAAAGCCGAAGGCATCTCGGTGACCATGTCGCCATTCCTGCTCATGGATATTCCTCAAGGCAATGATCGGGCCGACCCTTATGGCAGCAGTGAGCAAGCGGCCTTCCCCTGGAGAGGGCGGCTCACGGCGTCCGTGGACGGAGCAAGTTCGACGCGGTCAGACGTTGAGAGCTTCGTGGGGAGTGATGGAGGCTTTGGGTATCGTCACTTTATCCTTCATCATGCGCGGCTGGCGGTCGAAGCAGGCGGTGTCGATGAGTTCCTGATCGGCAGCGAAATGGTAGGCCTGACCCGACTTCGTGACGAGACCGGCGCGTTTCCCTTTGTCGAGGCACTCATATCACTTGCAGCCGAAGTGAAAGCCATTCTGGGGGATGGGACCCGTGTCTCCTACGCCGCCGACTGGACCGAATACGGCGCATACCTTCCAGAGGACGGGTCGGGCGACGTCCTCTTTCCGCTGGACGCGCTCTGGGCGTCTCAAGACGTGGATTTCGTCGGCATCGATTGGTATCCGCCCATGGGGGACTGGCGTGAGGGCGATGCCCATCTGGACGCTTTGGCAGGCTTTGATGGGCCGGACGACAAGGCTTATTTGCATGCTCAGCTTCAGGGCGGCGAGGCCTTTGACTGGTATTATAGCTCGCCGGAGGCGCGCGCCGCCCAGTTGCGGACGCCGATTACTGACACCGCGCATGGTGAGGACTGGATCTTCAGGCAGAAGGATATCGTCGGGTGGTGGGGCAATCATCACCATGAACGCACCGGCGGAGTGCGCGCAACGACGCCGACACTATGGCAGAGTGAGATGAAGCCCGTGCGGCTTATGGAGGTCGGGTTTCCGGCCATCGATCGCGGGACCAATGCGCCGAATGTCTTCTATGACCCCAAAAGCTCTGAAAGCGCCTTGCCGCCATTCTCCAGCGGGGCGCGGAATGATGTCCTGCAAAGACGGGCGCTGGAGGTCTCGATCGCCTATTGGTCGTCTCAGCCCTTTATTGATGCCGCCTACGCATGGGCTTGGGACGCACGGCCCTGGCCGGATTTTCCGGTCAGGGAAGACGTCTGGAGCGATGGCCCGAACTGGGCGCGCGGGCACTGGCTGAACGGGCGAACAGGACTTGTCTCGGTGTCCGAGGTCATTGGCGACCTGGCGCGCCAGGCGGGCATCTCGATTGAAACCGAGAACCTTGATGTTCTCGTTGAGGGGTTGAGCATTGAGGCCCCGACCACCCTTCGGCAAATTATCGAGCCGCTTCATGCGCTCTACCGATTCAGGTGTTTCGAGCGCGAGACTGGATTGGTCATCTCGGCTGAGGCTGGCGGGTCGCTGGCAATGATCCCTTTCGCTGAAACCGTTGGCGCCGGACCGAACGTGACCCGGCTCTTGCTCGACAAGGTCCCCGGTCACCTGACGCTCAGCTATATCGATAGCGAACACGCCTATGCGCCAGCGCTTGTCGATGCGCGCACGGACGGGGGCGATGCGACCTATACAATCCGCGCGAGCCTGCCACTTCTGATGTCAGAGGCGGTCGCCCGCCGCGCTGCCGAGGATCTGCTTCTTTCCGAGCAAGAGAGCGAGCGGGCGTTGGTGGAGGTCCCTCCGCACTTCTGGGCCCTCGAGCCGGGCGATGTCGTAAATGTCGAAACGCTAGGTGGCGAGTGGATCATCAACGACATTACCGATGATGGCATCGGGCGGTCGCTAGAGCTTTCAAGACCCGTAAAAGCCAGCCCCATCCTCGCCGGGTCGCTTCCCGAGGCGTCCAGGCCTGCCACGATCCCGGCAAGACCAGAAGTTGTGATTGCCGACGCGCCGAACCTGGCTGGCGATGAGGTGCTCGGGCCCGTCGTGGCGGTTTCCGGCGCACCATGGGCGGGACCAGTCATTCTGGAAGCTGGACGAAGCGTCCAGTCGCTCACCGCGCGCGGTCAGGTCGCGTATCCGGCGCAGATTGGCAGGCTGACCGCGCCACTGGCGGACGGACCACGGGGGCGCTGGGATGAAGCCGGGGTGATCGAGCTGCTGATCGAGGCGGCAGACCTCTCGAGCGCAGAGAAATTCGATGTTCTTGCGGGGGGCAATTCGCTTCTGGTGAAGGGCGCATCGGGATGGGAAGCGATCGCATTCCGGCGCGCAGAGCTGTTGGACGAGAATAGCTGGCAGCTCTCAGGCCTGCTTCGCGGGCTTCAAGGCTCACCCGTCGCCGACGCAGAGGCGGGGGCCATCGTGCTCATTGTGAATGAGAACCTCGAGCGCGCGTCTGTCGCGCGGGAAGAGATCGGTGCAGAGCTTCTCTGGCGTGCCGGCGGGTCAGATATGATCACCTACACGCACTTTGATCATGCGGGCCTGCCTTGGTCCGTGGCGCATCTGAGAGCGGCGATCCTTCCGTCAGGCGGGCGACGCATCAGCTGGGCCCCGTGCGGCGCGGACATCCCGGAAAGCTGGGACCTGCCCGACCCTGTCGAGGCGCGCCGTTATGCGGTTCGCGGGCTCTATGAGGGGGCCGAAATCGTCAGTTTCGAGACGAGCGAGACGTCGATTGTCCTGGAAGATGAGATTGATGAAATATCGGTCGCGGAGACAGGAACTGATGGACGTAGAGGCCCATGGGTTTCAATCGCGACGGGGGCACTCTAA
- a CDS encoding NlpC/P60 family protein translates to MKRADIVTSARGWLGTPYQHQASRRGVGTDCLGLVRGVWRELIGDEPQVVAPYTPDWADLSETDQLLDAARNWLREIPIGSADAGDVLLFRMGAGCAAKHCAIATGPDSLIHAYWGRSVCATRLVPWWRRRIAGAFSFPGLED, encoded by the coding sequence ATGAAGCGGGCGGACATCGTGACGTCAGCGCGTGGCTGGCTGGGCACGCCTTACCAGCATCAGGCAAGCCGGCGCGGCGTAGGCACTGATTGCCTCGGCCTGGTGCGTGGTGTCTGGCGAGAGCTAATCGGAGACGAGCCCCAGGTGGTGGCGCCTTACACGCCGGACTGGGCCGATTTGAGCGAGACCGATCAGCTTTTGGACGCCGCGCGAAACTGGCTGCGCGAAATACCGATCGGGTCAGCAGATGCAGGCGATGTCCTCCTCTTCCGGATGGGCGCTGGCTGCGCGGCCAAACACTGCGCCATCGCGACGGGGCCTGACAGCCTCATCCACGCCTATTGGGGGCGCAGCGTCTGCGCGACGCGTCTGGTGCCCTGGTGGCGGCGCCGGATCGCGGGCGCTTTTTCCTTTCCCGGACTGGAGGACTGA